In Mycobacterium sp. Aquia_216, a genomic segment contains:
- the cysD gene encoding sulfate adenylyltransferase subunit CysD, whose protein sequence is MVSSTKFIRINGSDKEAMTSGVTASPAAGQYELSHLRSLEAEAIHIIREVAAEFERPVLLFSGGKDSIVMLYLALKAFRPGRLPFPVMHVDTGHNFDEVIATRDELVDEFGVRLVVASVQEDIDAGRVVETIPSRNPIQTVTLLRAIRENKFDAAFGGARRDEEKARAKERVFSFRDEFGQWDPKAQRPELWNIYNGRHHKGEHIRVFPLSNWTEFDIWSYIGAEKIKLPSIYYAHRRKVFERDGMLLAVHRHMQPRADEQVVEKTVRFRTVGDVTCTGCVESEARTVSEVIAETAVSRLTERGATRADDRISEAGMEDRKRQGYF, encoded by the coding sequence ATGGTCAGTTCTACCAAGTTTATCCGGATAAACGGATCGGACAAGGAAGCCATGACCAGTGGTGTGACGGCGAGCCCCGCGGCCGGACAGTACGAATTGAGCCATCTGCGCTCGTTGGAGGCGGAGGCCATCCACATCATCCGGGAGGTGGCCGCGGAGTTCGAGCGGCCGGTGCTGCTGTTCTCCGGCGGCAAGGACTCCATCGTGATGCTCTACCTGGCACTCAAGGCGTTCCGCCCCGGACGGCTGCCGTTCCCGGTCATGCATGTCGACACCGGGCACAACTTCGACGAAGTGATCGCGACCCGTGACGAACTCGTCGACGAGTTCGGGGTGCGCCTGGTGGTCGCGTCGGTGCAGGAAGACATCGACGCCGGCCGGGTCGTCGAAACCATCCCGTCGCGCAACCCGATACAGACCGTGACGCTGCTGCGCGCCATCCGGGAGAACAAGTTCGACGCGGCATTCGGGGGAGCGCGGCGTGACGAGGAGAAGGCACGCGCCAAGGAGCGGGTGTTCAGCTTCCGCGACGAGTTCGGCCAGTGGGACCCCAAGGCCCAGCGGCCCGAGCTGTGGAACATCTACAACGGCCGGCACCACAAGGGCGAGCACATCCGGGTCTTCCCGCTGTCGAACTGGACGGAGTTCGACATCTGGTCCTACATCGGCGCCGAGAAGATCAAGTTGCCTTCGATCTATTACGCCCACCGGCGCAAGGTTTTCGAGCGCGACGGGATGTTGCTGGCCGTACATCGTCACATGCAGCCGCGCGCCGACGAGCAGGTCGTGGAGAAGACGGTACGATTCCGCACCGTCGGTGACGTCACCTGCACCGGGTGTGTCGAATCGGAAGCCCGCACGGTGTCGGAGGTCATTGCCGAGACCGCGGTATCCCGGCTGACCGAGCGCGGCGCGACCAGGGCCGACGACCGCATCTCAGAGGCTGGAATGGAAGACCGGAAACGGCAGGGTTACTTCTGA
- a CDS encoding PaaI family thioesterase, translated as MIAQFLPQSPFVAKLGIVADQLSDDEVRLRLPWDPSNVTVGDMVHGGAIATLADLTVMAAAWCGAEAPPELRGVTVSMTLDFMAPARSTDVIGVGRVLRRGRSLTNCEAEIVDPEGRLIAKALATYKVG; from the coding sequence GTGATCGCGCAGTTCCTCCCCCAATCGCCGTTCGTCGCCAAGCTGGGAATCGTCGCCGACCAGCTCAGCGACGACGAAGTACGGCTGCGGCTGCCGTGGGATCCCTCCAACGTCACCGTCGGCGACATGGTTCACGGCGGTGCCATTGCCACGCTTGCCGATCTCACCGTCATGGCGGCGGCATGGTGCGGCGCCGAGGCACCGCCCGAGCTGCGCGGCGTCACGGTGTCGATGACCCTGGACTTCATGGCGCCGGCCCGGTCCACCGACGTGATCGGGGTGGGCCGGGTGCTGCGGCGGGGCCGCTCGCTGACCAACTGCGAGGCCGAGATCGTGGACCCGGAGGGCAGGCTGATCGCCAAGGCCCTCGCCACTTACAAGGTCGGCTGA
- a CDS encoding beta-class carbonic anhydrase, translated as MTVTDDYLANNADYTSTFSGPLPLPPSKHVAVVACMDARLDVYRVLGLNEGESHVIRNAGGVVTDDVIRSLAISQRLLGTQEIILIHHTDCGMLTFADDDFKRAIQEETGVKPAWAAEAFPDVADDVRQSLRRIENSPFVTKHVSLRGFIFDVATGKLEEVTR; from the coding sequence GTGACGGTTACCGATGACTACCTGGCCAACAACGCCGATTACACAAGCACGTTCAGTGGGCCATTGCCCTTGCCACCGAGCAAACATGTTGCGGTCGTCGCGTGTATGGATGCCCGGCTCGACGTCTACCGCGTACTCGGCCTCAACGAGGGTGAGTCCCACGTCATCCGCAACGCCGGCGGGGTCGTCACCGACGACGTGATTCGCTCACTGGCCATCAGTCAGCGGCTGCTGGGGACTCAGGAGATCATCCTGATTCACCACACCGACTGTGGGATGCTCACCTTCGCCGACGACGACTTCAAGCGCGCTATCCAAGAAGAGACGGGTGTGAAACCGGCATGGGCGGCCGAGGCCTTCCCCGACGTCGCGGATGACGTCCGGCAGTCGCTGCGCCGCATCGAAAACAGCCCGTTCGTCACCAAGCACGTGTCGCTGCGCGGCTTCATCTTCGATGTCGCGACCGGCAAACTCGAAGAGGTTACCCGCTAG
- a CDS encoding hydrogenase large subunit, with protein sequence MAEQLLDDSFRLALVAAHDDGDTLRVVYLFLAGCPDRRVELECVVPVDNPNVQSLAYVSFPASRFEREMADLYGIRPVGHPKPRRLVRHAHWPDWHPMRTDAGPAPEFAEAGAFPFLNVEGPGVYEIPVGPVHAGLIEPGHFRFSVAGETVVRLKARLWFVHRGIEKLFHGRAATEGVELAERISGDTSAAHALAHSLAVEDALGIELPDEVHRLRALIVELERLYNHAADLGALANDIGYGIANTHAQRIRERLLRLNASVAGHRLLRGAIHPGGVALQGLPDTEELQLLAADLAEVASLTLANAVAFDRFAGTATLRSEDASALGCLGYVARASGLRTDARVEHPAVELPITEIGAAGGDVLARYTVRRDEFAASVALARHIVESHSGPIEYITRVDPPGTPSSGVGIVEGWRGTIVHRVEVDATNRITRAKIVDPSWFNWPALPVAMADTIVPDFPLANKSFNQSYAGNDL encoded by the coding sequence ATGGCCGAACAACTCCTGGACGATTCGTTTCGGCTGGCGTTGGTTGCCGCGCACGACGACGGCGACACTCTGCGTGTGGTCTACCTGTTTCTGGCCGGCTGTCCGGACCGCCGTGTCGAGCTCGAATGTGTTGTACCCGTGGACAATCCAAATGTTCAGTCGCTGGCCTATGTGTCGTTTCCGGCGAGTCGGTTCGAGCGTGAGATGGCGGACCTGTACGGCATCCGGCCCGTCGGCCATCCCAAGCCGCGCCGCCTGGTCCGCCACGCGCACTGGCCCGACTGGCATCCGATGCGCACCGACGCGGGGCCCGCACCCGAATTCGCCGAGGCCGGCGCGTTCCCTTTCCTCAACGTCGAAGGGCCAGGGGTTTACGAGATCCCGGTCGGTCCCGTTCACGCCGGCCTGATCGAACCCGGCCATTTTCGCTTCTCGGTGGCGGGCGAGACCGTCGTGCGGTTGAAGGCCCGGCTGTGGTTTGTACACCGCGGCATCGAGAAGCTGTTCCACGGCCGTGCGGCCACGGAGGGCGTCGAGCTCGCCGAACGTATCAGCGGAGATACGTCGGCCGCCCACGCCCTGGCCCACAGCCTCGCCGTCGAAGACGCTCTCGGCATCGAGTTGCCCGATGAGGTGCACCGGTTGCGCGCCCTGATCGTCGAACTGGAGCGGCTCTACAACCACGCCGCCGATCTCGGTGCCTTGGCCAACGACATCGGCTACGGCATCGCCAACACGCACGCCCAACGCATCCGCGAGAGACTGCTGCGGCTCAACGCTTCGGTCGCGGGTCATCGGCTGCTGCGCGGCGCCATCCACCCGGGTGGCGTTGCGCTGCAAGGCCTTCCCGATACCGAGGAACTTCAACTGCTCGCCGCTGACTTGGCTGAGGTCGCCTCGCTGACACTGGCTAACGCGGTCGCATTCGACAGATTCGCCGGTACCGCGACCCTGCGCTCCGAAGACGCCAGCGCTCTGGGCTGTCTCGGGTACGTCGCCCGTGCCAGCGGCCTGCGCACCGACGCCCGGGTCGAGCATCCCGCCGTCGAGCTGCCCATTACGGAAATCGGCGCGGCAGGTGGCGACGTTCTCGCCCGCTACACGGTACGGCGAGACGAGTTCGCGGCGTCCGTCGCCCTCGCCCGACACATTGTCGAGTCACACAGCGGTCCAATCGAATACATCACCAGAGTCGACCCACCGGGGACGCCGAGCAGCGGTGTCGGCATCGTCGAAGGTTGGCGCGGCACAATCGTGCACCGTGTCGAAGTCGACGCGACCAACCGAATCACCCGTGCCAAAATCGTGGACCCGTCCTGGTTCAACTGGCCGGCGCTGCCCGTGGCGATGGCTGACACCATCGTCCCCGACTTCCCGCTGGCCAACAAGAGCTTCAACCAGTCCTACGCGGGTAACGACCTGTAG
- a CDS encoding proton-conducting transporter transmembrane domain-containing protein, translating to MTVLLLTAILAPLAASIAAMVAGWRHVTAGLTVLSAATVLGCAAALGFRVGSGTQFALGGLLRADALTVTMLIVIGIVGTLATLASISYIDVELAHAHIDERGARLYGILTPAFLAAMVLALCANNIGLVWVAIEATTVITAFLVGHRRTRTALEATWKYVVICSVGIAVAFLGTVLLYFAARYAGAPAADALNLDVLAAHAHGLNPAVARLAGGLLLIGYGAKAGLFPFHTWLADAHSQAPAPVSALMSGVLLSVAFSVLIRLRPIIDAAAGPTFLRGGLLVVGLMTLLVAALMLTVTGDIKRMLAYSSMENMGLIAIAAAAGTTLAISALLLHVLAHGIAKTVLFLAGGQLQAAHNSTAIADVTGVMHRSRLIGLSFAAGLIVLLGLPPFAMFASELAIARSLADARLAWVLGAAMLLIAIAFAALARNSGRVLLGAPAVGAPSLAVPATAATVLTLGVAISATLGVTAGPLTHLFTVAASSNVGAAP from the coding sequence ATGACCGTGTTGCTGCTCACCGCGATCCTCGCGCCACTCGCTGCGTCAATCGCCGCCATGGTCGCCGGATGGCGACACGTGACCGCGGGGCTGACAGTCCTGTCGGCCGCCACCGTTCTGGGGTGTGCCGCGGCGTTGGGTTTTCGGGTCGGGTCCGGCACCCAGTTCGCGCTCGGTGGGCTGCTCCGGGCCGACGCGCTGACGGTGACCATGCTCATCGTCATCGGGATAGTCGGCACGCTGGCCACCTTGGCGAGCATTTCTTACATCGACGTCGAGCTCGCGCATGCTCACATCGATGAGCGTGGTGCCCGCCTCTACGGCATATTGACGCCGGCGTTTTTGGCAGCGATGGTTCTCGCATTGTGCGCCAACAATATTGGCCTGGTGTGGGTGGCGATCGAGGCCACCACCGTGATCACCGCTTTCCTGGTGGGGCATCGCCGCACCCGCACCGCGCTGGAAGCGACCTGGAAGTATGTGGTGATCTGCTCGGTCGGTATCGCCGTCGCCTTCCTGGGCACCGTGCTGCTGTACTTCGCCGCGCGCTATGCCGGCGCACCCGCCGCTGACGCGCTGAATCTCGATGTGCTTGCCGCCCACGCTCACGGCCTGAATCCCGCTGTCGCGCGGCTGGCCGGCGGGCTGCTGCTGATCGGTTACGGCGCCAAGGCCGGGCTTTTTCCGTTCCACACCTGGTTGGCCGACGCACACAGCCAAGCCCCCGCGCCGGTGTCCGCGCTGATGAGCGGGGTGCTGCTGTCGGTGGCGTTCTCGGTGCTCATCCGACTGCGGCCGATTATCGATGCCGCTGCCGGACCCACCTTCCTGCGCGGTGGGCTGCTGGTGGTCGGGTTGATGACACTGCTGGTCGCGGCGCTGATGCTGACCGTCACCGGCGACATCAAAAGGATGCTGGCGTATTCCTCGATGGAGAACATGGGCCTGATCGCGATCGCAGCGGCCGCCGGCACCACGTTGGCGATCTCCGCGCTGCTGCTGCATGTGCTCGCGCATGGGATCGCCAAGACGGTGCTATTCCTGGCGGGCGGCCAATTGCAGGCCGCGCACAACTCCACCGCGATCGCCGATGTCACCGGTGTCATGCACCGGTCACGGCTCATCGGCCTGTCATTTGCCGCCGGCCTGATCGTCCTGCTGGGCCTGCCGCCTTTCGCGATGTTCGCCAGCGAGCTGGCGATCGCGCGCTCGCTGGCCGATGCGCGGCTGGCCTGGGTACTCGGCGCCGCGATGCTGCTGATCGCGATCGCCTTCGCCGCCCTGGCCCGCAATTCGGGGCGTGTGCTGCTCGGTGCGCCCGCAGTGGGCGCGCCATCGCTTGCCGTGCCAGCGACAGCCGCAACGGTCCTGACCCTTGGTGTCGCCATCTCCGCGACCCTGGGCGTCACGGCCGGCCCACTCACCCACCTGTTCACCGTCGCCGCCAGCAGCAACGTGGGAGCCGCACCGTGA
- a CDS encoding respiratory chain complex I subunit 1 family protein — translation MSYVAGAAQLGLVALGAPVVVGMTRQVRARWEGRAGGGVLQPWRDLLKQLGKQQITPTGTTVVFTAAPMILAGTTLLIVAIIPIVATGSPLDSSADLFAVVGLLFLGTVALALAGIDTGTSFGGMGASREITIAALVEPTILLAVFALSIPAGSTNLGALVTNTIANPGHVMSLTAVLALVALVIVIVAETGRLPVDNPATHLELTMVHEAMVLEYAGPRLALVEWASGMRLTVLLALLANLFLPWGIAGAAPTASGVLIGVAAVVAKVTVLAALLATFEVFIAKLRLFRVPELLAGSFLLALLAVTAANFFTIGT, via the coding sequence ATGTCCTACGTCGCCGGAGCGGCTCAGCTTGGCCTGGTCGCGCTAGGCGCGCCGGTAGTGGTCGGTATGACGCGACAGGTGCGGGCCCGCTGGGAGGGACGAGCAGGCGGCGGCGTGCTGCAGCCGTGGCGGGATCTGCTCAAACAACTTGGTAAGCAACAGATCACGCCGACGGGAACGACGGTCGTGTTTACCGCTGCGCCCATGATCCTCGCCGGGACGACCCTCTTGATCGTGGCGATCATACCGATCGTCGCTACCGGGTCGCCCCTGGACTCCAGCGCGGACTTGTTTGCCGTGGTCGGCTTGCTATTCCTGGGAACTGTTGCGCTCGCCTTGGCCGGCATCGATACCGGCACCTCGTTCGGCGGCATGGGCGCAAGCCGCGAGATCACTATCGCGGCTCTGGTAGAGCCGACGATCCTGTTGGCGGTGTTCGCACTGTCCATTCCGGCCGGATCGACCAATCTTGGTGCGCTGGTGACGAATACGATCGCAAACCCCGGCCACGTCATGTCCTTGACCGCCGTGCTCGCCCTCGTCGCGCTGGTGATCGTCATCGTCGCCGAGACCGGGCGGCTGCCGGTGGACAATCCGGCGACCCACCTGGAACTGACGATGGTGCACGAGGCGATGGTCCTCGAATATGCCGGCCCCCGGTTGGCGCTCGTAGAATGGGCGTCGGGGATGCGCCTCACGGTTTTATTGGCGCTGCTGGCAAACCTGTTCCTGCCGTGGGGGATTGCCGGTGCTGCGCCCACCGCGTCCGGGGTGTTGATCGGTGTGGCGGCGGTAGTTGCCAAGGTTACGGTTCTCGCGGCGCTGCTCGCGACATTTGAGGTGTTCATCGCCAAACTTCGATTGTTCCGGGTTCCCGAACTGTTGGCTGGTTCATTTCTGCTGGCCCTGCTCGCGGTCACCGCCGCCAACTTCTTCACGATCGGTACGTGA
- a CDS encoding proton-conducting transporter transmembrane domain-containing protein: MLPRNDFGPAVGGIATSAVGIVAVWLGLHGMFGSVRPVDIDWLLPFSGVRIELDPLGGFFMAITGAVAVPVGCYAIGYARREHLGWVTMAILPVFVTAMVLVPAAGSVTTFLLAWELMAIASLILVLSEDIRPQVRSAGLSYAVMTQLGFVAILVGLMVLSAAGGGDRFADITGVSGGARAAVFVLTLIGFGSKAGLVPLHAWLPRAHPEAPSPVSALMSAAMVNLGIYGIVRFDLRLLWPGPRWWGFTLLAVGAVSALYGVLQASVAADIKRLLAYSTTENMGLVTLALGAATLFANTGAYGPATIAAAAAVLHLMAHAAFKSLGFLAAGSVLAATGLRDLDLLGGLARRMPTTTVFFGVAALGACGLPLGAGFVSEWLLFQSLIHAAPRHDPMVALTTPLAVGVVALATGLSVAAMVKAFGIGFFARPRSLRAADAREAPASMRVGMAIAAGACLILAVAPGLVAATVHRTVATLPFADVVGFADFGTVVRLPGVSGSIAPGVIAAGVLAAALVASGLARARSRRRPASVALPLWACGADDLTERMQYTATSFAEPLQRVFDDVLRPDTDIEVTHTAESRYNPDRITYRTAITDTIEQRLYAPVVAAVVAAAGLMRRAHTGSVHLYLAYGALGVLIVLVAAK; encoded by the coding sequence ATGTTGCCACGAAACGACTTCGGTCCGGCAGTTGGTGGGATCGCCACGTCGGCTGTGGGCATCGTCGCGGTGTGGCTGGGTTTACACGGGATGTTCGGATCGGTACGGCCGGTAGACATCGACTGGCTTCTTCCCTTCTCCGGCGTACGCATCGAGCTCGACCCACTCGGCGGATTCTTCATGGCGATCACCGGCGCGGTGGCGGTCCCGGTCGGCTGTTATGCGATCGGCTACGCGCGTCGTGAACATCTGGGCTGGGTCACGATGGCGATCTTGCCGGTGTTTGTCACGGCGATGGTGTTGGTGCCGGCCGCGGGATCGGTGACGACGTTTCTGTTGGCGTGGGAGTTGATGGCGATCGCATCGCTGATCCTGGTGCTGTCCGAGGACATCCGCCCGCAGGTCCGATCGGCGGGCCTGTCGTACGCGGTGATGACCCAGCTCGGTTTCGTCGCGATCCTGGTCGGGCTCATGGTGTTGTCGGCGGCCGGTGGCGGGGACCGGTTCGCCGACATCACCGGGGTGTCTGGCGGGGCCCGCGCGGCCGTGTTCGTGCTGACACTGATCGGGTTCGGGTCGAAGGCGGGATTGGTGCCGCTGCACGCCTGGTTACCGCGTGCCCATCCGGAGGCGCCCAGCCCGGTATCGGCGTTAATGAGCGCGGCGATGGTCAACCTGGGGATCTACGGCATCGTTCGCTTCGACCTGCGGTTGCTCTGGCCGGGGCCCCGTTGGTGGGGGTTTACGCTTCTGGCCGTCGGCGCCGTCTCTGCGCTCTATGGTGTGCTGCAGGCCTCGGTTGCCGCCGATATCAAACGGCTGCTGGCCTACTCGACGACCGAAAATATGGGCCTGGTCACATTGGCGCTCGGTGCGGCAACGCTTTTCGCAAATACCGGCGCCTACGGCCCGGCGACGATAGCGGCAGCCGCCGCGGTGCTGCATCTGATGGCACACGCGGCATTCAAGAGCCTGGGGTTCCTGGCCGCGGGGTCGGTGCTGGCCGCGACAGGGCTGCGCGACCTCGACCTGCTCGGCGGATTGGCCCGCCGGATGCCAACGACCACAGTGTTTTTCGGTGTGGCCGCGCTGGGCGCATGTGGTCTGCCGCTCGGCGCCGGCTTTGTCAGCGAGTGGCTGCTGTTCCAGTCGTTGATCCACGCCGCTCCCCGACACGATCCCATGGTGGCGCTGACGACGCCGTTGGCGGTCGGCGTGGTTGCACTTGCCACCGGTCTGAGCGTGGCGGCGATGGTCAAAGCGTTCGGGATCGGGTTTTTCGCCCGTCCCCGCTCCCTGCGGGCCGCCGATGCGCGTGAGGCGCCGGCCAGCATGCGCGTCGGCATGGCGATCGCGGCGGGCGCCTGCCTGATACTGGCGGTGGCGCCGGGGCTTGTCGCCGCGACCGTACATCGAACCGTCGCGACACTGCCCTTCGCAGACGTCGTCGGGTTCGCCGATTTCGGCACCGTGGTGCGGCTGCCCGGGGTGTCGGGGTCGATCGCGCCCGGCGTGATCGCGGCCGGTGTGCTCGCCGCGGCGCTGGTGGCGTCCGGGCTGGCCCGAGCGCGTTCCCGTCGGCGCCCCGCGTCGGTCGCGTTGCCGTTATGGGCATGCGGCGCCGACGATCTCACCGAGCGCATGCAATACACGGCAACGTCGTTCGCCGAGCCACTACAGCGAGTCTTCGATGATGTGCTGCGCCCCGACACCGACATCGAGGTCACCCACACGGCCGAGTCACGGTACAACCCCGACCGGATCACCTACCGGACCGCGATCACCGACACGATCGAACAGCGTCTGTATGCTCCGGTGGTCGCCGCGGTGGTCGCCGCGGCCGGGTTGATGCGGCGCGCCCATACCGGCAGCGTGCATCTCTATTTGGCCTACGGGGCGCTGGGTGTACTGATCGTGCTGGTGGCGGCGAAGTGA
- a CDS encoding NADH-quinone oxidoreductase subunit B family protein, producing MGWVAKIFRVGRIAEPAAPAPPSATQPPAGVRGSLQIRHVDSGSCNGCEVEISGAFGPVYDAERFGARLVASPRHADALLVTGVVTRNMADPLRNTLEATPQPRVVIACGDCALNRGVFKDAYAVAGAVGEVVPVDIEIAGCPPTPADIVAALRSVTGK from the coding sequence ATCGGCTGGGTCGCCAAAATTTTTCGCGTCGGCCGGATCGCCGAGCCCGCGGCGCCGGCACCGCCGTCCGCGACACAACCGCCGGCTGGAGTGCGAGGTTCGCTGCAGATCCGGCATGTCGATTCGGGTTCGTGCAACGGATGTGAGGTAGAGATTTCGGGTGCGTTCGGCCCGGTGTACGACGCGGAGCGGTTCGGGGCCCGGCTCGTGGCCTCGCCCCGGCACGCCGATGCGCTGCTGGTGACCGGAGTGGTGACGCGCAACATGGCCGACCCGCTGCGTAACACCCTCGAAGCGACGCCACAACCGCGTGTGGTGATCGCGTGCGGAGATTGCGCCTTGAACCGAGGGGTGTTCAAGGACGCCTACGCTGTCGCCGGCGCGGTGGGTGAGGTGGTGCCCGTCGATATCGAGATTGCGGGGTGCCCGCCCACACCCGCCGACATCGTCGCGGCGCTGCGGTCGGTGACGGGGAAATGA
- a CDS encoding lsr2/espR transcriptional regulator, protein METKPLYKLKADFFKTLGHPARIRILELLVERDRSVGELLVSDVGLEASNLSQQLALLRRAGVVIAHRDGNVVTYSIASPDIAELLAVARKVLARVLTDRVAVLADLRVDGATN, encoded by the coding sequence GTGGAAACGAAGCCCCTCTACAAGCTCAAAGCCGATTTTTTCAAGACACTCGGGCACCCGGCGCGAATCAGGATTCTCGAGCTGCTGGTCGAGCGGGACCGCTCGGTCGGGGAGCTGTTGGTGTCCGATGTCGGACTGGAGGCATCGAACCTGTCCCAGCAGCTGGCTCTGTTGCGTCGGGCAGGAGTTGTGATCGCACACCGTGATGGCAACGTCGTGACCTACTCGATCGCGTCGCCCGATATCGCCGAGCTGCTCGCGGTGGCTCGCAAGGTACTTGCGAGGGTGCTCACGGATCGGGTCGCGGTGCTGGCGGACCTGCGCGTGGACGGTGCGACGAATTAG
- a CDS encoding ABC transporter permease, producing MIRYLARRFLNYVVLLALASFLTFLLTSQTFHPLDSFVQRHPTPPPEAIHAKAVALGLDKPVTIRYAKWVSGVVHGDFGVTVSGHPVSQELWRRVGVSLRLVVTGSVLGTLIGVVVGAWGAVRQYHLSDRVITVLSLIVLSIPSFVLASLLILGALRVNMFAGVGIFQYTGETSPLPPNGTVDEIIERLQHIVLPTLTLALGAIAGFSRYQRNAMLDVLGEDFIRTARAKGLTRRRALFKHGLRTALIPMATLFAYGVSGLVVGAVFVEKIFGWHGMGEWVVSGIATQDANVVAAITLFSGAAVLLAGLLSDVIYAALDPRVRVS from the coding sequence ATGATCCGGTACCTCGCCCGGCGGTTCCTCAACTACGTCGTGCTACTCGCGCTGGCGTCATTCCTGACCTTCCTGCTGACCTCGCAGACGTTTCATCCGCTCGACAGCTTCGTGCAGCGCCACCCGACACCGCCACCAGAGGCCATTCACGCCAAGGCCGTTGCGCTGGGCTTGGACAAACCGGTGACCATCCGCTATGCCAAGTGGGTTTCCGGTGTGGTCCACGGTGACTTCGGGGTGACGGTGAGCGGTCACCCTGTCTCCCAGGAGCTGTGGCGCAGGGTCGGGGTGAGCCTGAGACTGGTGGTGACCGGTTCAGTGCTGGGCACGCTGATCGGCGTCGTCGTGGGCGCCTGGGGTGCGGTGCGGCAGTACCATCTCAGCGACCGGGTGATCACTGTGTTGTCGCTGATCGTCTTGAGCATCCCCTCGTTCGTGTTGGCAAGCTTGCTGATTCTGGGCGCGCTGCGGGTCAACATGTTCGCCGGAGTGGGAATCTTCCAGTACACCGGGGAAACCTCGCCGCTTCCGCCGAATGGAACCGTCGACGAAATCATCGAACGCTTACAGCACATCGTGTTGCCCACCCTCACCCTGGCCCTCGGCGCAATCGCGGGTTTCAGCCGGTACCAACGGAATGCGATGCTGGACGTGCTCGGCGAGGACTTCATCCGAACTGCCCGCGCCAAGGGTCTGACCCGCCGGCGCGCGCTGTTCAAACATGGTCTACGCACCGCACTCATTCCGATGGCCACCTTGTTCGCTTATGGCGTGAGCGGGCTCGTTGTCGGCGCGGTGTTCGTCGAGAAAATCTTCGGCTGGCACGGCATGGGCGAATGGGTGGTGTCGGGAATCGCGACCCAGGACGCCAACGTCGTCGCGGCGATCACGCTTTTTTCCGGCGCCGCCGTTCTGTTGGCGGGACTGTTGTCCGACGTCATCTACGCGGCACTGGATCCGCGGGTGCGCGTTTCATGA
- a CDS encoding ABC transporter permease, giving the protein MTAAESTPVRSGVDPAATFASRRNLLIRRFFRNRPAAVALVLLALAFVGCYALPPLLPHSYTDLDLHALLQPPSLRHWFGTNALGQDLLARTLTGMQKSLLIGVCVAAISTTVAATVGSIAGYFGGWRDRTLMWLVDLLLVVPSFLLIAIVTPRTKQSNSILWLIVLLAAFGWMVSSRMVRGLTMSLREREFVRAARYMGVPSRRVIMHHIVPNVASILIIDATLNVGFAILAETGLSFLGFGVQPPDVSLGTLIAEGTPSVTTFPWVFLFPGSALILIVLCANLAGDGLRDAIDPSAKPSRRKKAKPVGRPQ; this is encoded by the coding sequence ATGACCGCCGCCGAAAGCACACCGGTGCGGTCCGGGGTCGACCCGGCCGCCACGTTCGCATCGCGCCGAAACCTGTTGATTCGCCGTTTTTTTCGCAACAGACCCGCGGCGGTGGCGCTCGTTCTGCTGGCGCTGGCATTCGTCGGCTGCTACGCATTGCCGCCGCTATTGCCGCACAGCTATACCGATTTGGACCTGCACGCACTGCTGCAGCCGCCGTCGCTGCGACACTGGTTCGGCACCAATGCGCTGGGCCAGGATCTACTGGCCAGGACCTTGACCGGCATGCAGAAGTCGCTACTGATCGGCGTTTGCGTTGCGGCGATCTCGACCACCGTCGCCGCCACCGTCGGATCGATTGCGGGCTATTTCGGTGGCTGGCGCGACCGAACGCTGATGTGGCTGGTGGACCTGCTGCTCGTCGTGCCCAGCTTCCTGCTCATTGCCATCGTCACGCCGCGCACCAAACAATCGAACAGCATTCTGTGGCTCATCGTGCTCCTCGCGGCGTTCGGCTGGATGGTCAGCTCACGGATGGTACGCGGCCTGACGATGAGCCTGCGGGAACGTGAATTCGTCCGTGCAGCACGGTATATGGGAGTGCCGAGCCGACGGGTGATCATGCATCACATCGTGCCGAATGTCGCCTCCATCCTGATCATCGACGCGACGCTCAACGTAGGTTTCGCGATCCTGGCCGAAACCGGGCTGAGCTTCTTGGGATTCGGTGTGCAGCCACCGGACGTGTCACTCGGCACGCTGATCGCGGAAGGCACTCCGTCGGTGACCACCTTCCCCTGGGTCTTCCTGTTCCCGGGCTCGGCGTTGATATTGATTGTGTTGTGCGCGAACCTCGCCGGTGATGGCCTGCGCGACGCCATCGATCCGAGCGCGAAGCCATCGCGCCGTAAAAAGGCGAAGCCCGTTGGGCGCCCGCAGTGA